The Deltaproteobacteria bacterium genomic sequence GGCGATCGCTTCGACCTTGTTCCACTGCTCGGCTTTGGTTTGGTTGTTGCGGACGTTTTTTCCGGCGGGCGAGAGAAAGAGCATGCCGTGCTTGCCGGCCAATTCCAGGCTGACTGGATTCCCCGACGACGCAATCGCCAGTGGCAGCCGCGGCTGCTGGTACGAAGGGAGCTGCAGGCGCATCTGTTTGATCTTCCAGAATTCACCGTCGTAGTCGATGGGACTGTCGGATTCCAGCAGCTTCACGATAATTTCCACCGACTCGGCCATCATCGGATAGAGTTTAGAAGTCGGTAGACCGAAAAGAACTTTGTCGGTCACGAGCGCGCACGGCCCCACCCCCAAAATCGCCCGCCCGCGCGTCAAGTGATCGAGAAACGCCATGCGTTCGGCGACCTGAAACGGATGATGAAACGGCACACTGATCACCGAAGTCCCAAGCCGAATCCGGTGCGCCCGGGCCGAGGCTTTGGCTAGCGCCATCTCCGGCGCCGGCATGGTCTCCCAGCCACCCGAGTGATGCTCACCGATAAAAAATTCATCGAAGCCCAACTCATCGGCATACTCAATTAGGCCGATATCCCGGTCAAACGCCAAGGATGGATTCTCCGTAGGGTGGTGCAAAGGCATCATGAAAACCGAAAATTTCATAAGACCTCCTGGATTCATCATTCTCTACTGCGGAAGCGGGATCGGGAGCAAGAGGAAACTGCGACGCGCGTGTATAAAGTTAGCGCATTGGCACAACGAAAGACTGCGCTGAAAGATTCCCCGCCCGGGCATCCTGCAGCGTCACTTCCCGTAGTGCCGCGTCAATCGACGACACCGAGGCCGTCAACGAAGGCTCGAACCCCGCGGCGAAAACGTCGTAACATTTGGCCAGAACCGCGGGATGTTTTTGCATGACCGGAAGCTGGCGGGAGATTTCTTCACAAGCCTTCCCCCTCTCACGCCGGTAGTAGGCAATGCTCTCCACGTACACAGCCGCGACTTTCTTTACCAACTCACCGTGCTGCGCGAGAAATCTCCGCGTGGTCACCAGTGGCACCCAGTGACAATCGAGATCGTGGCTATCAGCCACGATCTTGAAACCCTGCGCTTCGGCGAAAAAGGCCTTTTCAGGCGGCAGCAGCGCGGCGACGATGTCGCTCTTTTGCAGCGCTTCGAAGGTACGATCGTTAACACCTCCGTCAACCAGCGTGAGATCGCGCTGCCCATCGATCCCCCAGCGGCGCAGGAGCGCCAACATGACCATGCCCGCCATGCGGCGCGGCTGGTTAATGCCGATCTTTTTGCCTTTCAGATCGGCGATGGTTCGTATGCTTGAAGTGGCCGCGAGAAAAAATGCCGGCCGATTGAGCACGCCGCCAACGATGACGAGATCGTTGTCTTCGAGCAGAGAAAAAATCAGCGACGGCGCGTTGGGCGTGCCGATCGGCGTTTCACCGGAAACAATATCAGTGACAACTTTTTCTTCATCGA encodes the following:
- a CDS encoding LLM class flavin-dependent oxidoreductase: MMNPGGLMKFSVFMMPLHHPTENPSLAFDRDIGLIEYADELGFDEFFIGEHHSGGWETMPAPEMALAKASARAHRIRLGTSVISVPFHHPFQVAERMAFLDHLTRGRAILGVGPCALVTDKVLFGLPTSKLYPMMAESVEIIVKLLESDSPIDYDGEFWKIKQMRLQLPSYQQPRLPLAIASSGNPVSLELAGKHGMLFLSPAGKNVRNNQTKAEQWNKVEAIAAKHGRPTSRDNWRIATCVYLADSKEEAWRDVEAAIARDMQYFAAIGLKAPYESYPGQPMSEITARSGADRRDWIIGTPDDAIAHIERMQAEVGGFGGLMLTTHEWVGTDKMRRSYELFARYVIPHFRGHTAGYHDEWRRIQAANANGGFAETSASYSNLALHNGAK
- a CDS encoding ABC transporter substrate-binding protein; the protein is MTYLNMDKIKIGIGTSSIGRFLPYIGQAAGLFEQAGLAVEIVNQLDEEKVVTDIVSGETPIGTPNAPSLIFSLLEDNDLVIVGGVLNRPAFFLAATSSIRTIADLKGKKIGINQPRRMAGMVMLALLRRWGIDGQRDLTLVDGGVNDRTFEALQKSDIVAALLPPEKAFFAEAQGFKIVADSHDLDCHWVPLVTTRRFLAQHGELVKKVAAVYVESIAYYRRERGKACEEISRQLPVMQKHPAVLAKCYDVFAAGFEPSLTASVSSIDAALREVTLQDARAGNLSAQSFVVPMR